In Zunongwangia profunda SM-A87, the following proteins share a genomic window:
- a CDS encoding MBL fold metallo-hydrolase — MIIEQFNDEALAHYSYAIVSEGQMAIVDPSRNPMPYYVFAEAHNAKIVAVFETHPHADFISSHLQIHEETTATIFVSKLVGADYDHKSFDEGDSFQLGKVNFSALNTPGHSPDSITVVAKEGEETALFTGDTLFIGNVGRPDLRENAGNMKAKRIELAKDMYNTMQTKFNDLPDDALVYPAHGAGSLCGKNMSSDSSSTLGNERMGNWAFKEQSEEEFVEEILKDQPFIPSYFGFDVDVNKTGALNVQKAKYNVPIFLNVDEVEEGLMIVDTRGGDDFKKSHLPGSINIMATSPKQKFETWLGAIIQPEEDYYLVVPSVENIDALLERVAKIGYEKQLKAVITLAENLEGSMEFLEVEDFKEHPSEYTIVDIRNASEVAEGKFFESAIAIPLNELRNRTDEIPTDKPIVVHCAGGYRSAAGSSIIDEQLSVATVFDLSDAVKDFK, encoded by the coding sequence ATGATCATAGAACAGTTTAATGACGAAGCTTTAGCTCATTATTCGTATGCTATTGTAAGTGAAGGCCAAATGGCAATTGTAGATCCATCAAGAAACCCAATGCCATACTATGTCTTTGCTGAAGCACATAACGCAAAGATAGTTGCGGTTTTCGAAACGCATCCACATGCCGATTTTATAAGTAGTCATTTACAAATTCATGAAGAGACTACAGCAACGATTTTTGTGAGCAAATTGGTGGGAGCAGATTATGATCATAAAAGTTTTGATGAAGGTGATAGCTTTCAATTAGGGAAAGTAAACTTCAGCGCTTTAAATACGCCGGGGCATAGTCCAGATAGTATAACCGTGGTGGCCAAAGAAGGAGAAGAAACCGCACTTTTTACCGGGGATACGTTATTTATTGGTAATGTTGGACGTCCCGATCTTCGAGAAAATGCAGGAAATATGAAAGCCAAACGTATCGAGCTCGCTAAAGATATGTACAATACGATGCAAACTAAATTTAATGATTTGCCGGATGATGCTTTAGTATATCCTGCACACGGAGCAGGTTCATTGTGTGGTAAAAATATGAGCAGTGATTCTTCAAGTACGCTAGGAAATGAGCGTATGGGAAACTGGGCTTTTAAAGAACAAAGTGAAGAAGAATTTGTAGAAGAGATTTTAAAAGATCAGCCGTTTATTCCTTCTTATTTTGGTTTTGATGTAGATGTGAATAAAACCGGAGCTTTAAACGTGCAAAAAGCAAAATATAATGTTCCGATTTTTCTAAATGTCGATGAAGTTGAAGAAGGATTAATGATTGTAGATACCAGGGGTGGGGACGATTTTAAAAAATCGCATTTACCTGGAAGTATCAACATAATGGCAACTTCACCCAAGCAAAAGTTTGAAACCTGGCTGGGAGCGATTATTCAGCCTGAAGAAGATTATTATTTAGTAGTTCCTTCCGTAGAAAATATCGATGCACTTTTAGAGCGTGTAGCTAAAATTGGTTACGAAAAGCAGCTAAAAGCAGTAATCACACTTGCTGAAAACCTGGAAGGATCTATGGAATTTCTAGAAGTAGAAGATTTTAAAGAGCATCCTTCAGAATACACCATTGTGGATATAAGAAATGCTTCAGAAGTTGCCGAAGGAAAGTTTTTCGAAAGTGCGATTGCGATTCCGTTAAACGAATTAAGAAATCGTACTGATGAAATTCCT